In Synergistes jonesii, the genomic stretch GGTATGATGTAGAATGTGTATTGGCGCTTCACCACAACAAGACAAAGAAAAATCTTCATATCCATCTGATTTTTTCGGAGCGGCGACCCTTGTCGGAGCCGGAAGTAAAGATTGCAAGCCGCAGCGTGTTCTACGATGAACTCGGAAAACGGGTACGCACGAAAAAAGAGATTACCGGAGAGGACGGCAAAATCCGCGAGGGATGCACCGCCATCAAAAGGAGCGAGGCCTACGAAAGCCATTTGTTCTCCGTAAAGGATGAGGTTTTTAAGAGTGAAGCATTCCTCGATGAAAGCAAACAGTTCTATACCGCACTTATAAATCGTCATATCCACGAACCGGAACACAAGCTGCAGGTATTCAATCCGAATAGCGTATATCTGCCGACAAAGAAGATCGGGAAGAATAACCCGAAGGCAGCGGAGATCGAGGCAGACAACGCCGCGCGGCAGGACTGGAACAGAACGGCGGATATGGCACTGGTGTCCGGGATCGAAGAATCAATGATCATAAAGATCAGAAATGAACACGTCTACGATGAAGCCACCCGTTCCGTGCAGAAGCACGGCTGGCTGCCGGGACTGTTCCGAGGTATCATCCAAAAGGCAAAGGAAATCCTGATGGGATTGATCCGGGAGACGGAGGTCCCGCCCAAGCACATCCTATCCGTTGATATGATGGAGTACCGCAAAATGCAAAAGCTGATGGTCAAGGTACAGGATGAAGCCAGGGCGGTCAAGCAGCTCATGCACGTAGAACTGCCAAAGCTGGAAAAGCAGCTATCCGAGATAACAGGGCTGTTCAAAGGCAAGGAGCGGAAAGCCCTGACGGAGAAAATAGAGCAAACGCAGCAGGAGATCGACCGCCGGATGGACCGGCTGCCCGGTATCCTTAAAGCGGACGGCTATCCCGATGTACAGGCTTTCAAACGACTGTATGACGACGCTACACTCCTTGTGGAGCAGTATAACCGCGATCTGGCCGCATGGGAGCGGCAAGTCCGCGGAGAGAAACAGCCCCAGCAGGCACCGCCTGAAAAAGAGAGCGTCTGGAAGAAACTCCGAGATCTGGAGGCGGAGGCCAAGCACCGGAACGACACACGGCGACAGCAGACCCGCCCTCGCAGCCACGATTATGACAGAGGACGCTAAAACAGGAAAATACACCGCAGGAGGTCCCTGCGGTGTATACATAGAAATGCCCTGCAAGTTTGCGGCTTGCAGGGCGGAATATTCCTAATGAATTGATTTCACAAAAATATTGACATATGTCATTAACGCGAGTAATATAGTAAATGACATATGTCAGAAAGGAGAGATTATGCCAAGACCCTTCAGATGCCGCAGAATAGAGCAACTTCCGGTCTATCGCAGCTTCTCGCCTGATGATATCACGGCCGCCGAAAGCGTTCAGATGACCGTTGACGAATTTGAGACATTGAGACTTCTGGATGACGAAGGCCTTACCCAAGAGGCTTGTGCATCCAGGATGAACATTGCCCGGACTACAGTAACTGCTATTTATGACAGCGCAAGGAAAAAGGTCGCCGACGCCCTTGTGAACGGGAAAAGGCTGCTGATCACAGGCGGACACTGTGAATACGAACCGATCGAGATTGATCAGGAAATCATTGAGAAAGGAATAAATACCATGAGAATTGCAGTCACTTATGAAAAAGGGGAGATCTTCCAGCACTTCGGCCATACCGAACAGTTTAAGCTGTATGATATTGAAGAAGGGAAGATCGTTAATGAACAGATCGTTGATAGCAACGGAAGCGGCCATGGCGCTCTTGCAGGTTTCCTGCAGGCGGTAAAGGCTGACGCCCTGATCTGCGGAGGCATCGGTATGGGTGCACAGATGGCGCTTGCTGATGCCGGAATCAAGCTTTACGCAGGAGTTCAAGGGCCTGCAAATGCTGCTGCAAAGTCTCTTGCTGAAGGGACGCTGGAATATGATCCCGATGTCAAATGCGATCACCACGGTCATCATCACGGCGAGGGGCATGAGTGCGGACATCATCACGGAAAAGGCCTCGACTGCGGTCATGAAGAAGGTGACGAGGGCTGTCGTCGTCATCACGGTGAGTAACCCGCTGTGAAGTCAGCAAAATGAACCTTTTACTTGATCTCTTTTTGACCTTTGCAAAGGTCGGCCTGTTCACCTTCGGCGGCGGATACGCCATGATCGCACTAATCGAAAACACCTGCGTGGAGAAGAAGCAGTGGATCACCCACGATGAGATGATGACCATTACCGTCGTTGCAGAATCCACGCCGGGGCCAATCGCTATCAACTGCGCAACCTATGTAGGGTATAAGCAGAAAGGGTTCGTGGGAGCTCTGATTGCCACAGTGGGAATGATCCTCCCCTCCTTCTGCATCATTTTTGTGATATCGAAGTTTTTGGATCATTTCCTTGAGATTACCTGGATCGCACATGCTTTCCAGGGCATTAAGATCGCAGTCGGAATCCTGATCCTGGACGCTGCCATTAAGATGCTGCAGAAGATGCAAAAGAAAACGATGCCCAGGGCATTAAGATCGCAGTCGGAATCCTGATCCTGGACGCTGCCATTAAGATGCTGCAGAAGATGCAAAAGAAAACGATGCCCAGGGTGTTTATGCTCTGTGCGTTTTCGGCCATGCTGTTGATCAATATCTTCTCTGTCAGGATTTCTTCCATTATCCTGATGCTTACTGCAGGGCTGATCAGCCTGATCATCTTCATGGTCAAAAAGCCTGCCGCAAAAGGAGGTGCCGGGAAATGATTCTTACGGAACTATTTATCGGCTTCCTCAAGGTCGGTTGTTTCGCTTTTGGCGGCGCATACGGTGCTATTCCTCTGATTCGTGATGTGGTTCTTTCTTATGGCTGGCTGGACGATGAGATGCTGACCTATATAATCGCTGTCAGCGAAAGCACGCCCGGGCCGATCATGGTAAACATGGCAACATATGTCGGCAGTTCGCAGGCAGGGATTCTCGGATCACTGGTTGCAACACTTGCCGTTATACTTCCATCCTTTATCACTATTCTTTTGGTGACAGCGCTTCTGACAGCCGCATTGAAGAACCCCTATGTACAGGCAGTCCTTCACGGATTAAAACCGTGCATGATCGGGATCATTCTTGCCACTGGTACATATATGATCGTTTATCACTGCATTAGCAGTCCACTAACTGCTTCATTTGACTCGATGGCAACGATTATGACCACCGCGCTCGCCGGAGTGTACTTCGGATCACGAAAAATCATGATGAATGAGATATCTCCGATAGGATTGATAGGAATTTCGGCAGCAGCCGGTATCATTGTATTTGGACTGAAATGAAAGGAGA encodes the following:
- a CDS encoding MobA/MobL family protein; this translates as MNDGTARHSFIQMSKLSNVKGRIGYISDPKRQEHLYATFTTREDISFWNDLAKECQEEFRHYETEGKCIEARELIIALPEEYTQFDPKQVLEEFTTQFKKRYDVECVLALHHNKTKKNLHIHLIFSERRPLSEPEVKIASRSVFYDELGKRVRTKKEITGEDGKIREGCTAIKRSEAYESHLFSVKDEVFKSEAFLDESKQFYTALINRHIHEPEHKLQVFNPNSVYLPTKKIGKNNPKAAEIEADNAARQDWNRTADMALVSGIEESMIIKIRNEHVYDEATRSVQKHGWLPGLFRGIIQKAKEILMGLIRETEVPPKHILSVDMMEYRKMQKLMVKVQDEARAVKQLMHVELPKLEKQLSEITGLFKGKERKALTEKIEQTQQEIDRRMDRLPGILKADGYPDVQAFKRLYDDATLLVEQYNRDLAAWERQVRGEKQPQQAPPEKESVWKKLRDLEAEAKHRNDTRRQQTRPRSHDYDRGR
- a CDS encoding DUF134 domain-containing protein; this translates as MPRPFRCRRIEQLPVYRSFSPDDITAAESVQMTVDEFETLRLLDDEGLTQEACASRMNIARTTVTAIYDSARKKVADALVNGKRLLITGGHCEYEPIEIDQEIIEKGINTMRIAVTYEKGEIFQHFGHTEQFKLYDIEEGKIVNEQIVDSNGSGHGALAGFLQAVKADALICGGIGMGAQMALADAGIKLYAGVQGPANAAAKSLAEGTLEYDPDVKCDHHGHHHGEGHECGHHHGKGLDCGHEEGDEGCRRHHGE
- a CDS encoding chromate transporter, translating into MNLLLDLFLTFAKVGLFTFGGGYAMIALIENTCVEKKQWITHDEMMTITVVAESTPGPIAINCATYVGYKQKGFVGALIATVGMILPSFCIIFVISKFLDHFLEITWIAHAFQGIKIAVGILILDAAIKMLQKMQKKTMPRALRSQSES
- a CDS encoding chromate transporter — translated: MILTELFIGFLKVGCFAFGGAYGAIPLIRDVVLSYGWLDDEMLTYIIAVSESTPGPIMVNMATYVGSSQAGILGSLVATLAVILPSFITILLVTALLTAALKNPYVQAVLHGLKPCMIGIILATGTYMIVYHCISSPLTASFDSMATIMTTALAGVYFGSRKIMMNEISPIGLIGISAAAGIIVFGLK